One window of the Leucobacter komagatae genome contains the following:
- a CDS encoding IS110 family transposase, producing MTTGTLKRQPEVIVGVDAHKHIHHAVIITSTGQRLTDSEFPATSLGYADMLSWATEHGHVQAFGVESTGSYAAGLARFLIDHHVEVREVNTPHAHTKARVGKDDTIDAEAAARKVLAGVATAIPKRTDSVIESIRFLLLARDSAVKARTAAIVQLQDILVTAPADVRESTPRGGLAAARHCRKFRIDRARLHDPVQAVKLALRVLAVRAADLDSEIKELENALTTLVNATAPTLVSRVGIGTIHAAQLLVTAGENIARFRSEAAFARLCGVAPVPVSSGKSHRMRLHRGGDRKANRALHMIAVVRLRYDARTIDYMQRRLTEGLSKKDVLRCLKRFIAREVFNDLRTDLGTA from the coding sequence ATGACCACCGGAACGCTGAAGCGTCAACCAGAAGTCATCGTCGGAGTTGACGCGCATAAACACATTCACCACGCGGTAATTATTACCAGCACCGGGCAACGCCTTACCGATAGCGAGTTCCCGGCGACTTCCCTCGGATACGCAGACATGCTGTCCTGGGCCACCGAGCACGGCCACGTTCAAGCGTTCGGAGTGGAATCTACCGGCTCCTACGCCGCCGGACTCGCCAGGTTCTTGATCGATCACCACGTCGAGGTACGAGAAGTGAACACCCCGCACGCACACACCAAAGCGAGAGTCGGTAAGGACGACACCATCGATGCTGAAGCTGCTGCACGGAAAGTGCTCGCAGGGGTTGCCACGGCTATCCCCAAACGAACCGATAGCGTCATCGAATCGATACGGTTCCTCTTGCTCGCGCGTGATTCTGCGGTGAAAGCTCGCACCGCTGCCATCGTGCAACTGCAAGATATCTTGGTCACCGCACCCGCCGACGTGAGGGAGAGCACACCCAGGGGTGGGCTGGCAGCGGCACGCCACTGCCGGAAATTCCGTATCGATCGGGCGCGCCTGCATGATCCCGTTCAGGCAGTGAAGCTCGCCCTCCGAGTCCTCGCCGTCCGGGCTGCTGACCTCGACTCGGAAATCAAAGAGCTTGAAAATGCGCTGACCACACTCGTGAACGCAACAGCACCAACGCTGGTATCCAGGGTAGGAATCGGAACGATCCATGCCGCCCAACTGTTGGTCACTGCCGGCGAAAACATCGCACGGTTCCGCAGCGAGGCAGCGTTCGCGAGGCTCTGCGGTGTCGCACCCGTGCCGGTGTCATCAGGGAAGAGTCACCGTATGAGGCTCCACCGAGGCGGCGACCGGAAAGCGAATCGTGCACTCCACATGATCGCGGTCGTGAGACTCAGGTACGACGCGCGAACGATCGACTACATGCAGCGCCGACTCACAGAAGGCCTCTCAAAGAAAGACGTACTGCGTTGCCTCAAACGATTCATCGCACGCGAAGTGTTCAACGACCTCAGAACTGATCTTGGTACGGCTTGA
- a CDS encoding RidA family protein, with product MPVQYLSPNEMIPDVPYRHVAVGTGERLVFIAGQVAHMPDGSRIPEDLSGQVGQALRNVKRGLEAAGASFSDVVRLTVYVTDWQASKMEAFMEGVESVADEIGLQLPMPPASLIAVVQLFEPGVLVEIEATAVL from the coding sequence ATGCCAGTTCAGTACCTCAGCCCGAATGAGATGATCCCCGATGTTCCTTACCGCCACGTCGCCGTCGGGACAGGTGAGCGGCTGGTCTTCATCGCTGGTCAGGTGGCGCACATGCCTGACGGCTCTCGAATCCCCGAAGACCTCTCCGGTCAGGTCGGTCAAGCATTGCGCAACGTCAAGCGTGGCCTGGAAGCGGCCGGTGCGAGCTTCAGTGATGTCGTGCGGTTGACTGTCTACGTCACTGATTGGCAAGCATCGAAGATGGAGGCCTTCATGGAAGGGGTTGAATCTGTGGCGGACGAGATTGGACTGCAGCTACCGATGCCACCGGCTTCACTCATTGCCGTTGTGCAACTGTTCGAGCCCGGAGTCCTCGTCGAGATCGAAGCAACCGCGGTACTCTAA
- a CDS encoding winged helix-turn-helix transcriptional regulator, producing the protein MQETHSTSLTISAPHRDLLDQVLDKWSLAVLGELCDSPKRFNELRRSISDVSQKSLTNTLRRLERNGVITRTVVRTRPIAVEYRITALGKSMRGPIDALLDWAANNMAVIEEAREEFDAESDN; encoded by the coding sequence GTGCAGGAAACCCACTCGACTTCGCTCACAATCTCCGCGCCCCACCGAGACCTCCTTGACCAAGTTCTCGACAAGTGGTCTCTCGCGGTGCTTGGAGAATTGTGCGACTCCCCGAAACGGTTCAATGAACTACGTCGTTCGATCAGCGACGTGAGCCAAAAGTCACTGACCAACACGCTGCGTCGACTGGAACGCAACGGGGTCATCACGCGCACGGTGGTCAGGACACGACCAATCGCGGTCGAATATCGGATTACCGCGCTCGGTAAGTCCATGCGCGGGCCGATCGACGCGCTACTGGACTGGGCCGCAAACAATATGGCAGTCATCGAGGAAGCCCGCGAGGAGTTCGACGCCGAGAGCGACAACTGA
- a CDS encoding ComEA family DNA-binding protein — translation MTKHHLERGRRASHYSVYETAPKSGPGSVHGPDPLPVLDPLPALDPLRDGETNRAASASPGRWERKPGRGRLTDDDPLSWQPELTAWERIRAQLSVPKAAAVVVFAIALIVTAVVMLRALGDPVTSEDSAGSPSQSAPKLETASAGAQSGRDAAGAWPEDPARGAAETKIFVHVVGEVERPGVVELQAGDRVLDAITAAGGATPRAELSAVNLARAVTDGEQIVVLDAEAAAQLPTESAQGNASVPSGGGPGGSAGGGINVNSASVDQLTELPGIGPALGQRIVDWREANGPFTSVEQLTEVSGIGAKTLERFRDRVIL, via the coding sequence ATGACCAAACATCACCTGGAGCGCGGACGCCGCGCCTCCCACTACTCCGTGTACGAGACCGCGCCCAAGTCCGGGCCAGGCTCGGTACACGGGCCAGACCCGCTTCCCGTGTTAGACCCGCTTCCCGCGTTAGATCCGCTCAGAGACGGTGAAACAAACCGCGCCGCCAGCGCGAGTCCCGGCCGATGGGAGCGCAAGCCCGGCCGAGGCCGGCTCACGGACGACGACCCGCTGAGCTGGCAGCCCGAGCTCACCGCGTGGGAGCGGATTCGCGCTCAGCTCAGCGTCCCCAAAGCGGCGGCGGTTGTCGTGTTTGCGATCGCACTGATCGTGACGGCCGTGGTGATGCTGCGTGCGCTGGGGGACCCTGTGACGTCTGAGGACAGCGCCGGCTCGCCCAGTCAGAGTGCACCAAAGCTCGAAACGGCCTCCGCCGGTGCACAGTCGGGGCGGGACGCGGCGGGGGCCTGGCCGGAAGATCCCGCGCGGGGTGCGGCGGAGACGAAGATTTTCGTGCACGTCGTGGGTGAAGTCGAACGCCCGGGCGTCGTCGAGCTTCAGGCCGGTGATCGCGTGCTCGACGCCATCACCGCGGCCGGAGGGGCCACGCCGCGGGCCGAACTCTCGGCCGTGAACCTCGCCCGCGCGGTGACCGACGGCGAACAGATAGTCGTGCTCGATGCCGAGGCGGCGGCGCAGTTGCCGACCGAATCTGCGCAGGGAAACGCTTCGGTCCCATCCGGCGGCGGGCCGGGCGGATCGGCAGGGGGCGGGATCAACGTTAACAGCGCCTCGGTTGACCAGCTGACGGAGTTGCCGGGCATCGGGCCGGCGCTCGGACAGCGCATCGTCGATTGGCGGGAGGCGAACGGCCCCTTCACTTCAGTCGAACAGCTGACCGAGGTGAGCGGCATTGGGGCGAAGACCCTTGAGAGGTTCAGGGACCGGGTGATTCTATGA
- the leuS gene encoding leucine--tRNA ligase — MCAAVAAGRRPTSVEVRVSEQGTGQQDAEQGYDFKAIQDRWLPVWEDLKPFEVPEGLESDRPRKYVLDMFPYPSGDLHMGHAEAFCFGDIMARYWRGQGYDVLHPIGWDSFGLPAENAAIKRGVDPREWTYANIAQQKASFRTYAPSFDWSRVLHTSDPEYYKWNQWIFLKMYEKGLAYRKASWVNWDPVDQTVLANEQVLADGTSERSGAMVVKKKLTQWYFRITDYADRLLDDLDALEGRWPSKVLNMQRNWIGRSKGAEVEFEIEGRSAKVPVFTTRPDTLHGATFMVVAPDSDLAAELAAGASAEVRMQFQAYLEATQKQTEIERQSTDREKTGVFLDHFAVNPVNGERIPVWASDYVLADYGHGAIMAVPAHDQRDLDFALKFELPVRVVVEVCDEDGEILADPSESGVATSGEGKVVNSGELDGLDKVSAIAKAIEILEERGTGRATTTYRLRDWLISRQRYWGTPIPILYAEDGSMRPVSEASLPVELPAAAGLDLKPKGSSPLGAATEWSTVVDPDTGETLTRDPDTMDTFVDSSWYYFRFLSANDPTQAFDPAEAKKWAPVDQYVGGVEHAILHLLYSRFITKVMFDLGYIDFEEPFLDMLNQGMVLLDGAKMSKSKGNLVEFASELEEHGADALRVTLAFAGPPEDDIDWADVSVQGSAKFLARAWRIAHDVEVGGAPVGADFSAGDKALRRSTHQLLIDGPQLAESYKFNVIVARLMEQVNVTRKAIDSGVGVADPAVRESAEAIAVILSMYAPYAAEDMWAMLGHEATVALAEWPKGDASLTVVDEVLMIVQVDGKVRDKITVSASISNDDAEAAARASANAQRAIGDREIVKVIARAPKIVSIATKPAA; from the coding sequence ATGTGTGCGGCCGTCGCGGCCGGACGAAGACCGACGAGTGTTGAGGTGCGTGTGAGCGAGCAGGGAACCGGCCAGCAGGATGCTGAGCAGGGGTATGACTTCAAGGCGATTCAGGATCGTTGGCTTCCGGTCTGGGAAGACCTGAAGCCGTTCGAGGTGCCCGAGGGGCTAGAGTCTGATCGGCCGCGCAAGTACGTCCTCGACATGTTCCCGTACCCGTCGGGCGACCTCCACATGGGGCATGCCGAGGCGTTCTGCTTCGGTGACATCATGGCGCGCTACTGGCGCGGCCAGGGATACGACGTGCTCCACCCGATCGGATGGGACTCGTTCGGCCTGCCCGCCGAGAACGCCGCGATCAAGCGCGGCGTCGACCCGCGCGAATGGACCTACGCGAACATCGCGCAGCAGAAGGCGTCGTTCCGCACTTACGCGCCATCGTTCGACTGGAGCCGCGTGCTCCACACGAGCGACCCCGAGTACTACAAGTGGAACCAGTGGATCTTCCTGAAGATGTACGAGAAGGGCCTCGCGTACCGCAAGGCGAGCTGGGTGAACTGGGACCCGGTAGATCAGACCGTGCTGGCGAACGAGCAGGTGCTCGCCGACGGCACTTCCGAGCGCTCGGGCGCTATGGTCGTGAAGAAGAAGCTCACGCAGTGGTACTTCCGAATCACCGACTACGCGGATCGCCTCCTCGATGACCTCGACGCGCTCGAGGGCCGCTGGCCGTCAAAGGTGCTGAACATGCAGCGCAACTGGATCGGGCGTTCGAAGGGCGCCGAGGTCGAGTTCGAGATCGAGGGCCGCTCTGCGAAGGTTCCGGTCTTCACGACGCGCCCCGACACCCTGCACGGCGCTACCTTCATGGTCGTCGCTCCCGACTCAGATCTCGCGGCGGAGCTGGCCGCCGGAGCGTCAGCCGAGGTTCGGATGCAGTTCCAGGCATACCTCGAGGCGACCCAGAAGCAGACCGAGATCGAGCGCCAGAGCACTGACCGCGAGAAGACCGGCGTCTTCCTCGATCACTTCGCTGTGAACCCCGTGAACGGCGAGCGCATTCCCGTCTGGGCATCCGACTACGTCCTTGCCGACTACGGCCACGGCGCCATCATGGCGGTCCCAGCGCACGACCAGCGCGACCTCGACTTCGCGCTGAAGTTCGAGCTCCCCGTGCGCGTCGTCGTTGAGGTGTGTGACGAGGACGGCGAGATCCTTGCCGATCCGAGCGAGTCCGGCGTCGCGACCTCCGGCGAGGGTAAGGTCGTGAACTCCGGCGAGCTCGACGGCCTCGACAAGGTCTCGGCGATCGCGAAGGCGATCGAGATCCTTGAGGAGCGCGGCACCGGCCGCGCGACCACCACGTACCGCCTGCGCGATTGGCTCATCTCCCGCCAGCGTTACTGGGGCACGCCGATCCCGATCCTCTATGCGGAGGACGGCTCGATGCGCCCGGTCTCCGAGGCATCCCTGCCCGTCGAGCTTCCCGCGGCCGCGGGCCTTGACCTCAAGCCGAAGGGATCATCGCCGCTCGGCGCCGCGACCGAATGGTCGACGGTCGTCGACCCTGACACCGGTGAGACCCTCACGCGCGACCCTGACACGATGGACACCTTCGTTGACAGCTCGTGGTATTACTTCCGCTTCCTGTCGGCGAACGACCCGACGCAGGCGTTTGACCCCGCCGAGGCGAAGAAGTGGGCTCCCGTCGACCAGTACGTCGGCGGTGTTGAGCACGCGATTCTGCACCTGCTGTACTCGCGCTTCATTACGAAGGTGATGTTTGACCTCGGGTACATCGACTTCGAAGAGCCGTTCCTCGACATGCTCAACCAGGGCATGGTGCTGCTCGACGGCGCCAAGATGTCGAAGTCGAAGGGCAACCTTGTCGAGTTCGCCTCTGAGCTTGAGGAGCACGGCGCTGACGCGCTGCGAGTGACGCTTGCGTTCGCGGGCCCGCCGGAGGACGACATCGACTGGGCTGATGTCTCGGTGCAGGGCTCGGCGAAGTTCCTCGCCCGCGCCTGGCGCATTGCGCACGACGTCGAGGTCGGGGGAGCGCCGGTTGGTGCAGACTTCTCGGCGGGCGACAAGGCGCTGCGCCGGAGCACCCACCAGCTGCTCATCGACGGGCCGCAGCTCGCGGAATCGTACAAGTTCAACGTCATCGTCGCCCGCCTCATGGAGCAGGTCAACGTCACGCGTAAGGCAATTGATTCGGGCGTCGGCGTCGCCGACCCCGCCGTCCGCGAGTCGGCCGAGGCGATCGCAGTGATTCTCTCGATGTACGCCCCGTATGCCGCTGAGGACATGTGGGCAATGCTCGGTCACGAGGCCACCGTCGCGCTTGCGGAATGGCCGAAGGGTGACGCCTCGCTCACCGTCGTCGACGAGGTGCTCATGATCGTGCAGGTCGACGGCAAGGTGCGCGACAAGATCACCGTGTCCGCGTCGATCAGCAACGACGACGCTGAAGCGGCTGCCCGAGCGTCGGCGAACGCGCAGCGCGCGATCGGAGACCGTGAGATCGTGAAGGTCATCGCGCGTGCACCGAAGATCGTCTCGATCGCAACGAAGCCCGCGGCGTAG
- a CDS encoding anthranilate synthase component I family protein, with product MEHGGVSEAAALAGQLTAAGAAAALSTAGSAWFWLDGEAAAAGEPRVSYLGIASEVREAARGDERAFLEGLRAHGGPRSGTGAGSHSDAEPVGFGSGWVVALGYEFGVALLGVEPQPDSAAPAFALRAEAVLAIHHGTGEARFSGDPSVAARLRDLVLRGAASTDRGPEEPRSANHNAPRWRRQDYDAQVEQCRSAIRNGDAYVLCLTDTAEGATTAAPLDLYLQLRGGALRGGVIVTGDRALVSASPERFLSVRAGRVSTHPIKGTRPRGADAALDRALAEELGSDPKERAENLMIVDLMRNDLARVCEPGSVRVERFLAVESHPRVHQLVSTVSGALADGMDAVDAIAACFPGGSMTGAPKRSAVEILAGLEVGPRGLYSGCFGWLGDSGAAELAMMIRGIELRGAGLLRGREQSDQERQALVGAGGGITIDSDPADEVRERDLKGAAMLAIL from the coding sequence GTGGAACACGGGGGAGTCTCTGAGGCGGCGGCGCTTGCTGGCCAGCTGACGGCTGCCGGCGCGGCAGCGGCGCTGTCGACAGCGGGATCAGCGTGGTTCTGGCTCGACGGCGAGGCTGCTGCGGCGGGGGAGCCCCGAGTCAGCTACCTTGGCATTGCGAGCGAGGTGCGTGAGGCCGCGCGCGGGGACGAGCGCGCCTTCCTCGAAGGGCTCCGGGCACACGGCGGGCCGCGCTCCGGTACTGGCGCAGGATCGCACAGCGATGCGGAACCCGTCGGGTTCGGAAGCGGCTGGGTCGTCGCCCTCGGCTACGAGTTCGGCGTCGCGCTGCTGGGCGTTGAGCCGCAGCCTGACAGTGCTGCTCCCGCTTTTGCGCTGCGGGCTGAGGCCGTTCTGGCGATCCACCATGGCACTGGCGAGGCGCGATTCAGCGGCGACCCGTCGGTGGCCGCGCGCCTCCGGGATCTGGTGTTGCGGGGCGCCGCGAGCACAGACCGCGGGCCCGAGGAACCCCGGAGCGCCAACCACAATGCCCCCCGCTGGCGCCGGCAGGACTATGACGCACAGGTCGAACAATGCCGGAGCGCTATCCGAAACGGCGACGCCTATGTGCTGTGTCTCACCGACACCGCGGAGGGGGCGACGACCGCCGCCCCGCTCGACCTCTACCTGCAGTTGCGTGGCGGCGCCCTCCGTGGCGGCGTCATCGTGACCGGCGACCGGGCGCTCGTGAGCGCGAGCCCCGAGCGGTTTTTGAGCGTGAGAGCGGGAAGGGTGTCGACACACCCGATCAAAGGGACCAGACCGCGCGGGGCAGATGCCGCGCTTGACCGAGCCCTTGCTGAGGAGCTTGGCTCTGACCCGAAGGAACGCGCCGAGAACCTCATGATCGTCGACCTCATGCGCAACGACCTTGCGCGCGTGTGCGAGCCGGGCAGCGTGCGCGTCGAGCGCTTTCTCGCGGTCGAATCGCACCCTCGTGTGCACCAGCTCGTGAGCACGGTGTCGGGCGCCCTTGCCGACGGCATGGACGCCGTCGACGCGATCGCCGCCTGTTTCCCGGGCGGGTCGATGACGGGTGCCCCGAAGCGGAGCGCGGTCGAGATTCTCGCCGGTCTGGAGGTGGGCCCGCGGGGGCTGTACTCGGGCTGCTTCGGCTGGCTCGGCGACTCCGGCGCGGCAGAGCTCGCGATGATGATTCGCGGCATCGAGCTCCGGGGCGCGGGGCTGCTCCGGGGACGCGAGCAGTCGGATCAGGAGCGTCAGGCGCTCGTCGGCGCGGGGGGTGGGATCACGATCGATTCGGATCCCGCGGACGAGGTCCGAGAACGAGATCTGAAGGGCGCCGCGATGCTGGCAATCCTTTGA
- the cydC gene encoding thiol reductant ABC exporter subunit CydC has translation MSVETVLKRATPSWRRSLPGQLLGILSDGAAVGLLALSMWLITRSGEQPPILHLTFAIVGVRALAIGRAAFRYTERLSSHDAALLQLAKLRADTFTALVPRVPGAIESSRRGEILATFVDDVDQLQDHPLRVRQPLIVSLTVTVLTVLIIAIASPVAAMILAGVLLVAMLLGASLSKRIAGQSDRELADARSALTDALLDRFASASVLAAFGALGAQRARITAAEEHLSRVQLTRTRAAGLTGAIVALGAGIASTAILLTVAPGAGATFSVPVFAAIVVVPAAVFDVFAQVFAVLTARRTVEASAVRVSQLTEGTIPPEIPVDPADGVRAGSGAVLDAAPVAVPVAVPGEPLVAVRDLEIAHPGGAAVISGLSFELNAGDLLVLTGDSGTGKSTLALGLARFLDYRGSYTLGGVEAREFTGEAVRSFVGLCEQQPHLFNTDIRQNLKFARESATDEELLDALERVGLGDWVRERGGLDARVGERGALVSGGQMQRISLARVILADFPVVILDEPTAGVDQLVADRLLRDLLGAIPDDRAVILITHTAVPEGVPISARVAL, from the coding sequence GTGAGCGTTGAGACCGTGCTCAAACGAGCGACACCCTCCTGGCGTCGCTCGCTCCCGGGTCAACTCCTCGGGATCCTCTCCGACGGTGCCGCGGTGGGCCTGCTCGCCCTGAGCATGTGGCTGATCACCCGGTCGGGCGAGCAGCCCCCGATCCTACACCTCACGTTCGCGATCGTCGGCGTTCGCGCTCTCGCGATCGGGCGCGCCGCGTTCCGCTACACCGAGCGGCTCTCGAGCCACGACGCCGCGCTGCTCCAGCTTGCGAAGCTTCGCGCCGACACGTTCACGGCGCTCGTGCCGCGGGTGCCCGGGGCGATCGAGTCGTCGCGCCGCGGTGAGATCCTCGCCACGTTCGTTGACGACGTCGACCAGCTGCAGGATCACCCGCTCCGCGTGCGGCAGCCCCTCATAGTGAGCCTCACCGTAACGGTGCTCACGGTGCTTATCATCGCGATCGCGTCGCCCGTCGCGGCCATGATCCTTGCCGGCGTGCTGCTCGTTGCGATGCTGCTCGGTGCGTCGCTCTCCAAGCGCATTGCGGGCCAGAGCGATCGCGAGCTCGCGGACGCCCGCTCCGCTCTCACCGACGCGCTGCTTGACCGCTTCGCTTCCGCGAGCGTGCTCGCTGCGTTCGGCGCGCTCGGCGCGCAGCGAGCCCGGATCACCGCGGCAGAGGAACACCTGAGCCGCGTTCAACTCACCCGCACACGGGCGGCTGGGCTCACCGGGGCGATTGTCGCGCTGGGCGCGGGCATCGCTTCGACCGCGATCCTCCTCACCGTCGCGCCTGGCGCGGGCGCGACGTTCTCCGTTCCCGTGTTCGCGGCAATCGTCGTCGTCCCGGCGGCGGTGTTCGACGTGTTCGCCCAGGTGTTCGCCGTGCTCACCGCGCGCCGCACCGTCGAGGCGAGCGCGGTGCGTGTTTCGCAGCTGACGGAGGGCACGATTCCGCCCGAGATCCCTGTCGACCCCGCGGATGGCGTCCGCGCCGGCTCGGGGGCGGTGCTTGATGCTGCGCCGGTCGCGGTTCCTGTGGCGGTGCCGGGTGAGCCGCTCGTCGCGGTGCGCGACCTCGAGATTGCCCACCCGGGCGGGGCAGCGGTGATTTCCGGGCTGTCGTTTGAGCTGAACGCCGGCGACCTGCTCGTGCTCACGGGCGATAGTGGAACGGGCAAGTCAACGCTCGCGCTGGGACTCGCCCGCTTCCTCGACTACCGCGGGAGTTACACGCTCGGCGGTGTCGAAGCCCGCGAGTTCACGGGAGAGGCAGTGCGCAGCTTTGTCGGGCTGTGCGAGCAGCAGCCTCACCTTTTCAACACTGACATTAGGCAGAACCTGAAGTTCGCACGCGAGAGCGCCACCGACGAGGAGCTGCTCGACGCCCTGGAGCGGGTGGGGCTCGGGGACTGGGTCCGCGAGCGCGGAGGCCTCGATGCGCGGGTGGGCGAGCGCGGGGCGCTCGTCTCGGGCGGTCAGATGCAGCGCATCTCGCTGGCCCGAGTGATCCTTGCGGACTTCCCCGTCGTCATCCTCGACGAGCCAACCGCGGGCGTCGACCAGCTCGTCGCTGACAGGCTGCTGCGCGACCTGCTCGGGGCGATCCCGGACGATCGGGCGGTGATCCTCATCACGCACACGGCCGTTCCCGAGGGCGTGCCTATCTCGGCGAGGGTCGCGCTGTAA
- the cydD gene encoding thiol reductant ABC exporter subunit CydD, producing the protein MKPFDPRLLRVAGAARSVFALGALLGVVRTVAIIAWSWFLAQAIAAVAIPVFEGLWDTAGAGRVAEGVFAPSSLPWLAAGALASAVVRALSTWGMDVVAARGAVKVKAQLRAAALDALDGRSPEATSAMPDAKLATVLGRGLDALDGYFSGYVPQLILAVVATPILVATVLFSDLLSGVTVLIVFPVIPLFMVLIGLATQSVQGKQWDQLQRLSASFLDVVEGLPTLKIFRREKRQAARITAETEEYRSRTMKVLRVTFLSGFVLDLAGTFSIALVAVTVGTRLVAGEFPLSLGLFVLLVLPEVFVPIRQVGAAFHDSTEGLAASEDVFALIEGEDPAAGAEAPVAHTVTGRAPSAETTPGLSIGNLEIRRGERLVAGPVDFDVAPGEFVALAGPSGAGKSSILAVILGFLPAAAGSATASGPIAWAGQQPGLVQGSLLDNVALGSEAPDAALARDVLARLGLGDLPLDKELGALGSGLSGGQAQRVSIARALYRATEVDADVVLLDEPSSALDTGSENLVIEAARAEARAGRAVLVVSHRPALLAAADRLVEILPPTAEPALDSERGMRL; encoded by the coding sequence ATGAAGCCCTTCGATCCACGTCTGTTGCGTGTTGCGGGCGCCGCCCGCTCGGTGTTCGCGCTCGGTGCGCTACTCGGAGTAGTGCGCACCGTCGCGATCATCGCTTGGAGTTGGTTCCTGGCGCAGGCGATAGCCGCGGTGGCTATCCCCGTGTTCGAGGGGCTGTGGGATACCGCCGGAGCGGGGCGGGTTGCGGAGGGCGTATTCGCCCCGAGCAGCCTGCCCTGGCTCGCGGCCGGCGCGCTGGCTTCGGCCGTTGTGCGCGCGCTCTCGACCTGGGGGATGGATGTCGTTGCCGCCCGCGGTGCCGTCAAGGTGAAGGCCCAGCTTCGCGCTGCCGCACTTGACGCCCTCGACGGGCGCAGCCCCGAGGCGACCTCAGCGATGCCCGACGCGAAGCTCGCGACGGTACTTGGCCGCGGCCTCGACGCGCTCGATGGGTACTTCTCGGGCTACGTGCCCCAGCTCATTCTCGCGGTCGTCGCCACCCCGATCCTCGTCGCGACTGTCCTCTTCTCTGACCTGCTCAGCGGCGTGACCGTGCTCATCGTGTTCCCGGTCATCCCCCTCTTCATGGTGCTCATCGGGCTCGCGACCCAGTCGGTGCAGGGCAAGCAGTGGGACCAGTTGCAGCGGCTGTCGGCATCCTTCCTCGACGTGGTCGAGGGGTTGCCCACGCTCAAGATTTTCCGGCGGGAGAAGCGCCAAGCCGCGCGCATCACCGCCGAGACCGAGGAGTACCGCTCGCGCACCATGAAGGTGCTCCGGGTGACATTCCTCTCAGGGTTTGTGCTCGACCTCGCGGGCACCTTCTCGATCGCACTCGTCGCGGTGACCGTTGGAACGCGGCTCGTCGCGGGGGAGTTCCCGCTCTCGCTCGGGCTTTTCGTGCTGCTCGTGTTGCCCGAGGTCTTCGTGCCGATCAGGCAGGTCGGTGCGGCCTTCCACGACTCGACCGAGGGGCTCGCGGCGTCAGAGGACGTCTTCGCGCTCATCGAGGGGGAGGATCCGGCGGCCGGCGCCGAAGCCCCGGTCGCCCACACGGTAACCGGTCGCGCGCCCTCCGCGGAGACCACACCCGGGCTCTCGATTGGGAATCTCGAGATCCGGCGCGGTGAGAGGCTCGTAGCAGGCCCCGTAGACTTCGACGTCGCCCCAGGCGAGTTCGTCGCACTTGCCGGGCCCTCTGGAGCCGGCAAATCCTCGATCCTTGCGGTCATCCTTGGCTTCCTTCCCGCGGCCGCTGGCAGTGCTACCGCGAGCGGGCCGATCGCCTGGGCCGGGCAGCAGCCCGGTCTCGTGCAGGGTTCACTGCTCGACAACGTTGCGCTCGGGAGTGAGGCGCCCGACGCGGCGCTCGCCCGCGACGTGCTCGCCCGGCTCGGGCTCGGTGACCTGCCGCTCGACAAAGAGCTTGGTGCGCTCGGCTCGGGCCTCTCAGGCGGGCAGGCGCAGCGGGTATCGATCGCGCGTGCGCTGTACCGCGCCACGGAAGTCGACGCCGACGTCGTACTCCTTGACGAGCCGAGCTCTGCCCTCGACACGGGCAGCGAAAACCTCGTCATCGAGGCGGCGCGAGCGGAGGCCCGTGCAGGGCGCGCCGTGCTCGTCGTGAGCCACCGGCCCGCGCTTCTCGCAGCCGCCGACAGGCTCGTAGAGATCTTGCCGCCCACGGCGGAACCCGCACTAGATTCCGAGAGGGGCATGCGCCTGTGA